A region of Chloracidobacterium sp. DNA encodes the following proteins:
- the queD gene encoding 6-carboxytetrahydropterin synthase QueD: MRVELAKTFTFEAAHHLPYVPPDHKCRRLHGHSYRVEIVVRGDVDPELGWLMDFDQIAQAFEPIRLQLDHYYLNEIPGLENPTSEILARWIWERLVPTLPCLYRVSIAETCASACHYYGEVAETSP, translated from the coding sequence ATGCGTGTTGAGTTGGCGAAAACCTTTACCTTTGAGGCAGCCCACCACCTGCCCTATGTCCCGCCCGACCACAAGTGCCGCCGCCTCCATGGTCACAGTTACCGGGTTGAGATCGTCGTCCGTGGCGACGTGGACCCCGAACTCGGCTGGTTGATGGACTTTGACCAGATCGCGCAGGCGTTTGAACCCATTCGGCTTCAGCTTGACCACTACTACCTCAACGAGATTCCCGGACTTGAAAACCCCACCAGCGAAATCTTGGCGCGTTGGATTTGGGAACGACTGGTGCCGACGTTGCCTTGCTTGTACCGGGTGAGCATTGCCGAGACATGCGCTTCGGCCTGCCACTACTACGGCGAAGTCGCCGAAACCTCGCCGTGA
- a CDS encoding MFS transporter, whose amino-acid sequence MQSESDRVMRRASWLIFLVTLVDQIGWGMVVPILPTYARAFGGSPVVVGWLLAAYSIVQLLCAPAIGRLSDRKGRKPLLLACMGGSTVAAAATGAASLLTDHTLALGVLFAARALDGATGGNTALAMSYASDVAPPERRAQSLGMIGAAIGLGYTIGPALGGLVAHYTDAATPFYVAAGLALANGLAMWWLLPESLSPERRAEAASNHYAGDVASLWTWLRHPQLGPLFVINFLFIVAASCYQMMLPLYTNLRFSLEERDNSYLFAFLGLTMTIVQAGCIRPLVHRFGERSVFVFGVSLLTTTLAAAPLADAVAGLVWLCAGMGVGTALANPTLLALLTNQAEEEERGEVLGVAASVAGLGRILAPAWCGYAVKHVSIVSPFVTGAAVAALATAMFVAFVTIKTTASARS is encoded by the coding sequence ATGCAGTCGGAGTCGGACAGGGTCATGCGGCGCGCGTCATGGCTGATTTTCCTAGTGACGTTGGTTGACCAGATTGGGTGGGGGATGGTTGTCCCCATTTTGCCGACGTATGCGCGGGCGTTCGGCGGCTCGCCGGTGGTCGTTGGGTGGCTGTTGGCTGCCTATTCCATTGTGCAGTTGCTGTGTGCGCCGGCTATTGGGCGACTTTCTGATCGCAAGGGTCGCAAGCCGCTGCTGTTGGCGTGCATGGGGGGGTCAACGGTTGCGGCGGCGGCGACTGGCGCAGCGTCGTTACTGACCGACCACACGCTGGCGCTAGGCGTGTTGTTTGCGGCGCGCGCGCTAGACGGCGCAACGGGCGGCAATACGGCGCTGGCTATGAGCTACGCCAGCGATGTCGCGCCGCCGGAGCGACGCGCGCAGAGCCTAGGGATGATCGGCGCGGCGATTGGTCTGGGCTACACCATCGGCCCCGCGCTCGGTGGGCTGGTCGCCCACTACACCGACGCTGCGACGCCGTTTTACGTCGCTGCCGGCCTAGCTCTAGCCAACGGGCTGGCGATGTGGTGGCTGCTGCCGGAGAGCCTGTCCCCTGAACGCCGCGCCGAAGCTGCGTCCAACCATTACGCCGGCGATGTGGCTTCCCTGTGGACCTGGCTGCGCCATCCACAACTCGGCCCGCTGTTCGTCATTAACTTTCTGTTCATTGTGGCGGCGTCCTGCTACCAGATGATGCTGCCGCTCTACACCAACCTGCGGTTTTCGCTGGAGGAGCGTGACAATAGCTATCTGTTCGCTTTCCTCGGCCTGACGATGACAATTGTACAAGCCGGCTGCATTCGTCCGCTGGTACATCGGTTTGGGGAACGCTCCGTGTTTGTCTTCGGCGTTAGCTTGCTGACGACGACGCTGGCGGCAGCCCCGTTGGCGGATGCCGTCGCCGGTTTGGTTTGGCTGTGCGCCGGTATGGGCGTCGGAACGGCGCTCGCCAACCCGACGCTGCTGGCGTTGCTCACCAATCAAGCCGAGGAGGAGGAACGCGGCGAAGTCTTGGGGGTCGCTGCTTCCGTCGCTGGTCTCGGACGGATTCTGGCGCCTGCTTGGTGTGGGTACGCCGTGAAGCACGTTTCCATCGTGTCCCCGTTTGTAACCGGCGCTGCCGTCGCAGCATTAGCGACGGCAATGTTTGTCGCGTTCGTCACGATAAAAACAACGGCATCGGCTCGGTCGTAA
- a CDS encoding PD-(D/E)XK nuclease family protein: protein MPPQREIWRGPLLGKQRDHLLAAVRAFIQQGRAQSVLYLTASRPMLDAVSRRLLDGQSCVGSFDGLPVYLFNGFIRRLLRTALLEWDGRWQPVPRRRDISGEDYPMRRPLIAQIMRQLAQRGRLPAFGALATAGGCVASVTKLIGEITRAGKTAAEFARIVEQRIARHQESLPAPDPTGTQAPHPAEQVYGYERDVARIAQCYAAALEIGGLTENDYDYLRAIAALDGELDGSPCRTPFLEGVEWIIVDGFFDFTPVQGEILRRLVARAPRITFNFDDDVDNPQVFAPVQETIAKVKAMGEGFTEVVFHERAGTKTIAVEPTAEGLDILRHGLFNPSFRAPTAAEATTPPVFVAAAPDVERELRHLAKTIKQYVTLDDLTPSDIAIVVRDKEAYGPHLRRILSDEGIAYTLDERLPVMDVPAVRAWLKLLAAAMDRPSDESPSGEEPPAIPVGRLIDVLKSDYFAVPDNLLTADDIENVVAFVGDQLRLDAWLKRAQRLAAYLRRLGNAADSTVDADQTAETEAEAATSEPKVHPDAVTAADLDAVGDLLRRLGRLIAGIPLTGTAEALLQAIEQTLAALSFESRLETDIRMAVGQPRRLLQATLDLRGLQAVRRAVAAAVDAQRLAARSIAAVLGGASPVNTASPTLTLAAFQADILRALDGLTLRVEPETFGAVRILEATTVRGLHFPVIFVPGLVEGGFPIRLSGDWIYPAAEREQLKEDGLTLEDLSPATLAKEEHYFYQAVCRATQAVHLSYPTIGAEDEELSPSSFLAEIGRLVPETQPGGRRHTVVPKGYDGASLLKATTKHELLRQTAAATARLRRGAAADELLSPPDAEDAPPVLSPLEQLAAVQDYLERQGWFSATLVQRQAVEQSRYSRAWTPFDGHIESADLREELAKRFGERYVFSATALNEYAACPFRFFAHRVLRLRPRVSAALDLQAVERGRIVHDILRDVYRQDSPHAASPDQQAVHLERLHAVANAVFDAYEQRIPPLNTRLWAIEKRVLLTYLEQLLIEEMTYGNAAAHVTELAFGMQSLHADPRSKRLPLRLTGANGEIIQLRGQIDRIDILEARNGAEGQRVFVVYDYKLSKGPSVRDMLEGRDVQIAVYLAALANSFPEFQPVIGGGYFAVAKTPRCHHGLYLLEYESLLNQPYGRSFISREDFEATYKVVMDYVWKYQAQIKQGRFDVFPARGIRECASCDFSSVCRYETYRIRRKVGSPHKTQRQD from the coding sequence ATGCCGCCGCAACGTGAAATCTGGCGTGGTCCGCTTCTCGGAAAACAGCGCGACCATCTGTTGGCGGCGGTGAGGGCATTCATTCAGCAAGGCCGTGCGCAAAGCGTTCTCTATCTGACGGCCTCGCGGCCAATGCTGGACGCCGTTTCTCGTCGCCTGCTTGACGGGCAAAGCTGTGTCGGCAGCTTTGACGGGCTGCCGGTGTATCTCTTCAATGGATTCATCCGCCGCCTGCTGCGGACGGCGCTGCTTGAGTGGGACGGTCGCTGGCAACCTGTCCCCCGCCGCCGCGACATCAGTGGCGAAGACTACCCGATGCGCCGCCCGCTCATCGCCCAAATCATGCGGCAGCTTGCGCAACGAGGGCGACTGCCGGCTTTTGGCGCGTTGGCGACAGCCGGCGGCTGCGTCGCTTCCGTCACAAAGCTGATTGGCGAAATCACCCGCGCCGGTAAAACCGCCGCTGAGTTTGCCCGTATCGTTGAGCAACGCATCGCGCGTCATCAGGAAAGCCTCCCCGCGCCCGACCCGACCGGCACGCAGGCACCGCATCCGGCGGAGCAGGTTTATGGCTACGAACGTGATGTCGCCCGCATCGCCCAGTGCTACGCCGCCGCTTTGGAAATTGGTGGGCTGACCGAAAACGACTACGATTACTTGCGAGCGATAGCGGCGCTGGACGGTGAACTCGACGGCTCTCCCTGCCGGACGCCTTTCCTCGAAGGCGTCGAGTGGATCATTGTGGACGGCTTCTTCGACTTCACGCCGGTTCAGGGTGAAATCCTCCGCCGTCTGGTGGCGCGCGCGCCGCGGATCACCTTCAACTTCGACGATGACGTGGACAATCCGCAGGTTTTCGCGCCGGTTCAGGAAACCATCGCCAAAGTCAAAGCCATGGGCGAGGGGTTTACGGAAGTCGTCTTCCATGAACGAGCCGGGACGAAAACCATCGCCGTTGAGCCGACGGCGGAGGGGCTGGATATCTTGCGCCACGGGTTGTTCAATCCGTCGTTTCGTGCGCCGACGGCGGCGGAAGCTACTACGCCACCGGTCTTTGTGGCGGCCGCGCCCGATGTCGAACGCGAACTTCGGCATCTTGCCAAAACCATCAAGCAGTACGTCACGCTCGACGACCTGACGCCGTCCGACATCGCCATCGTCGTTCGGGACAAGGAGGCCTACGGCCCACATTTGCGGCGCATCCTGAGCGACGAAGGCATCGCCTACACGCTTGACGAACGGCTGCCGGTGATGGACGTTCCAGCCGTCCGCGCTTGGCTTAAGCTGTTGGCGGCGGCGATGGATCGTCCGTCCGATGAAAGCCCATCCGGGGAAGAGCCGCCAGCGATCCCAGTTGGCCGGCTGATTGATGTCCTCAAGAGTGATTACTTTGCCGTACCGGACAACTTGTTGACCGCCGACGACATAGAAAACGTCGTTGCGTTTGTCGGCGACCAGCTGCGCCTTGACGCTTGGCTCAAACGTGCGCAACGACTGGCGGCTTACCTGCGACGGCTGGGCAATGCAGCAGACAGTACGGTGGACGCCGACCAAACCGCCGAGACTGAAGCGGAGGCCGCCACATCTGAGCCGAAGGTTCACCCAGACGCCGTTACGGCCGCGGACCTGGACGCCGTCGGCGACCTGCTGCGACGACTGGGACGCCTGATTGCTGGCATCCCGTTGACGGGAACAGCGGAAGCGCTTTTGCAGGCTATTGAGCAGACGCTAGCGGCGTTGAGTTTTGAGTCGCGGCTCGAAACCGACATTCGGATGGCCGTGGGACAACCCCGGCGACTGCTGCAGGCGACGCTGGATTTGCGCGGGTTGCAGGCTGTTCGGCGGGCCGTGGCGGCCGCCGTGGACGCCCAACGGCTTGCAGCGCGCAGCATAGCGGCTGTTTTGGGCGGGGCGTCGCCGGTAAACACGGCCTCGCCCACGCTGACCTTGGCCGCCTTTCAGGCTGACATTCTGCGGGCGTTGGACGGCCTTACGTTGCGCGTTGAGCCGGAGACCTTTGGCGCAGTGCGCATTCTGGAAGCAACAACCGTGCGGGGTTTGCACTTTCCGGTCATTTTCGTTCCGGGCCTTGTGGAAGGCGGCTTTCCTATTCGACTGTCGGGCGACTGGATTTATCCGGCTGCCGAGCGCGAACAGCTCAAGGAGGACGGCCTCACCCTCGAAGATCTCTCGCCGGCGACCCTGGCTAAGGAAGAGCATTACTTTTACCAAGCCGTCTGTCGTGCAACGCAGGCCGTCCATCTTTCGTACCCGACCATCGGAGCGGAGGACGAGGAGTTGTCTCCCTCTTCGTTTCTGGCTGAAATCGGGCGGTTGGTCCCAGAAACACAGCCCGGCGGACGGCGGCACACTGTCGTGCCGAAGGGGTACGACGGCGCATCGCTGTTGAAAGCGACTACGAAGCACGAACTACTCCGTCAAACAGCGGCGGCAACCGCCCGTCTTCGACGCGGCGCGGCGGCTGATGAGCTGTTGTCGCCGCCGGACGCTGAAGACGCGCCGCCGGTGCTGTCACCGTTGGAACAACTGGCGGCCGTTCAAGATTACCTTGAGCGGCAGGGTTGGTTCTCTGCAACGCTCGTACAGCGCCAAGCAGTTGAGCAGTCCCGCTACAGCCGCGCATGGACGCCCTTTGACGGTCACATTGAAAGCGCTGACCTGCGCGAGGAATTGGCAAAGCGATTCGGCGAGCGGTACGTGTTCAGCGCCACGGCGTTGAATGAGTATGCGGCTTGCCCGTTCCGGTTTTTCGCCCACCGCGTCTTACGGCTTCGCCCGCGAGTCAGCGCTGCGCTTGATCTTCAGGCGGTGGAGCGCGGCCGCATCGTGCATGACATTCTGCGGGACGTTTACCGCCAAGACTCGCCGCACGCGGCCTCGCCCGACCAACAAGCAGTCCACTTGGAGCGACTGCATGCGGTGGCAAACGCTGTCTTTGACGCTTATGAGCAACGGATTCCGCCGCTCAACACCCGGTTGTGGGCGATTGAAAAGCGCGTCCTATTGACATACCTCGAACAACTGCTCATCGAAGAGATGACATATGGGAACGCCGCCGCCCATGTCACGGAACTGGCCTTTGGTATGCAGTCGCTGCACGCCGATCCTCGTTCGAAAAGATTGCCGCTGAGGCTCACCGGCGCAAACGGCGAAATCATTCAACTCCGTGGGCAAATAGACCGGATTGATATCCTTGAGGCTCGGAACGGCGCGGAAGGACAACGGGTGTTTGTTGTCTATGACTACAAGCTGTCTAAAGGCCCTTCCGTACGCGACATGCTCGAAGGGCGCGATGTACAAATCGCCGTCTACCTTGCGGCTTTGGCGAATAGTTTCCCCGAATTCCAACCCGTCATTGGCGGTGGCTATTTCGCCGTTGCAAAGACGCCGCGTTGTCACCATGGTCTTTACCTGTTGGAGTATGAAAGCCTGTTGAACCAGCCCTACGGTCGCTCATTCATATCACGAGAAGACTTTGAAGCCACATACAAGGTTGTTATGGATTACGTCTGGAAATATCAAGCGCAGATCAAACAAGGAAGATTTGATGTGTTCCCTGCACGCGGCATACGCGAGTGTGCGTCCTGCGATTTCTCATCTGTTTGCCGATATGAAACTTACAGAATCAGACGCAAGGTCGGCTCACCTCACAAAACTCAACGGCAAGACTAA
- a CDS encoding glycogen/starch/alpha-glucan phosphorylase yields MSQTKTLLSESAANLSAYESYHGLTAQAIQRSFLDHLEFTLAKDRFSMTELDRYLALAYAIRDRLIERWLRTQDAYYRADAKRVYYLSMEFLMGRTLGNAIVNLNLREECQKALADLGYALEEVQEIEPDAGLGNGGLGRLAACFLDSMATLALPGYGYGIRYEYGIFHQQIKDGEQVEQPDNWLRYGNPWEIARPELLYPVHYYGEVVQYPNEKGKIVHKWIKTETVLAMAYDTPIPGYGVQNVNTLRLWSSKASREFDFYYFNEGDYISAVRSKTESETISKVLYPNDNRHSGKELRLKQEYFFVSATLQDIFRRYKKNRSTFDDFPDKVAIQLNDTHPAIAVAELMRIFVDIEDLPWEKAWELTRATVAYTNHTVLPEALEKWTVDLLGKVLPRHLEIIYEINYRFLREVRSRYPNNESLVERVSLVEEPIPNIRPKSIRMAHLAIVGSHRVNGVAKLHTEILKRDLFRDFAMMFPERFENKTNGITQRRWLACCNPRLARLITEAIGDKWMTDLYEMEKLVPLAEDPGFRQEWWKIKQEGKDILIKLIEDEWGGKLRIDKTSMFDCQVKRIHEYKRQLLNVLHVITLYNRLRHNPNLDITPRTIIFSGKAAPGYRLAKLIIRLINAVAEIVNNDVMVRDRLRVVFLPNYRVSLAEKILPGAELSEQISTAGMEASGTGNMKFALNGALTIGTLDGANIEIAEEVGRENIFIFGLTAEEVAALRPHYASWEYFHKDLELNEALNMIGGGYFSPLDRELFHPILFSLLEGGDQYMVLADYRAYVECQEQVSQAYLNQDEWTRKSILNAAKMGKFSSDRTILEYAQSIWRVSPVHVNMAACEI; encoded by the coding sequence ATGTCCCAGACGAAAACGCTGCTTTCGGAGTCGGCCGCCAATCTTTCGGCGTACGAGAGCTATCACGGACTGACGGCGCAGGCCATTCAGCGTAGTTTTCTCGATCATCTGGAGTTTACCTTAGCCAAGGATCGCTTCAGCATGACCGAATTAGATCGCTATCTGGCGCTGGCCTATGCCATTCGAGACCGGCTCATCGAACGTTGGCTGCGGACGCAGGATGCCTACTACCGCGCTGACGCCAAACGGGTGTATTACCTCTCGATGGAATTCCTCATGGGGCGCACGCTTGGCAACGCTATCGTCAATCTCAATCTCCGGGAAGAGTGTCAGAAAGCCTTGGCCGACCTTGGTTACGCCCTTGAAGAAGTGCAGGAAATTGAACCCGACGCCGGCCTCGGCAACGGTGGTCTTGGCCGCCTAGCGGCTTGCTTTCTTGACTCCATGGCGACACTGGCGCTGCCGGGATATGGCTACGGCATTCGCTATGAGTATGGCATTTTCCACCAACAGATCAAAGACGGTGAGCAAGTCGAGCAACCGGACAACTGGCTGCGTTACGGCAATCCGTGGGAAATTGCGCGCCCCGAACTGCTTTACCCGGTGCACTACTACGGTGAAGTCGTCCAGTATCCAAACGAAAAAGGCAAGATTGTTCACAAGTGGATTAAAACAGAAACAGTCCTGGCGATGGCCTATGACACACCGATTCCGGGGTACGGCGTACAAAATGTCAACACCTTGCGTCTCTGGTCGTCGAAGGCCTCGCGGGAATTTGATTTCTACTACTTCAATGAGGGTGACTACATTAGTGCTGTTCGTTCAAAAACTGAATCTGAAACAATTTCAAAAGTTCTCTATCCCAATGACAATCGGCACTCCGGTAAAGAACTCCGGTTGAAGCAGGAGTATTTTTTTGTCTCAGCGACGCTTCAGGACATCTTTCGGCGCTACAAAAAGAACCGCTCAACTTTTGACGATTTTCCCGACAAAGTAGCCATCCAACTCAATGATACACATCCGGCAATCGCCGTCGCCGAACTGATGCGTATTTTCGTTGACATTGAAGATCTTCCTTGGGAAAAGGCGTGGGAACTGACGCGCGCAACCGTCGCCTACACAAACCACACGGTTTTGCCTGAAGCTCTAGAAAAGTGGACAGTTGACTTGCTGGGCAAAGTTCTGCCACGTCACTTAGAAATCATCTATGAGATCAATTACAGGTTCCTGCGCGAAGTTCGCTCAAGATATCCGAACAATGAATCGCTAGTGGAACGTGTCTCTTTAGTTGAGGAGCCGATTCCGAACATTCGTCCGAAGTCCATCAGAATGGCGCACCTAGCGATTGTCGGCTCACACCGCGTTAACGGCGTCGCCAAGCTCCACACGGAGATTCTCAAGCGAGATCTTTTCCGAGACTTCGCCATGATGTTTCCCGAAAGGTTTGAAAACAAAACCAACGGCATCACCCAGCGACGGTGGCTTGCCTGCTGCAATCCACGGCTGGCTCGACTGATTACAGAAGCCATTGGCGACAAGTGGATGACCGACCTGTATGAGATGGAAAAGTTGGTCCCACTCGCCGAAGACCCCGGCTTCCGGCAGGAATGGTGGAAAATCAAACAGGAGGGCAAGGACATTCTTATCAAGCTCATCGAAGATGAATGGGGCGGCAAGCTGCGGATAGACAAAACTTCAATGTTTGACTGTCAAGTGAAGCGCATTCATGAGTACAAGCGCCAGCTACTCAATGTCCTGCATGTGATTACGCTGTACAACCGTTTACGGCATAACCCAAACCTTGACATTACACCACGTACGATTATTTTCTCCGGTAAGGCGGCGCCGGGCTATCGGTTGGCGAAGTTGATTATTCGACTCATCAATGCCGTCGCTGAAATCGTCAACAATGACGTTATGGTGCGGGATCGCTTACGGGTTGTTTTTCTCCCGAACTACCGCGTTTCATTGGCGGAGAAAATTCTGCCGGGAGCGGAGTTGTCCGAGCAAATTTCGACTGCCGGCATGGAAGCCAGCGGCACAGGTAATATGAAGTTCGCGCTCAACGGCGCATTGACCATCGGAACGCTTGATGGGGCAAACATAGAAATCGCCGAAGAAGTAGGACGCGAGAATATCTTTATCTTCGGACTGACAGCTGAGGAAGTAGCGGCGCTGAGGCCACACTATGCATCGTGGGAGTATTTCCACAAGGACCTCGAACTCAATGAGGCGCTTAATATGATCGGCGGTGGGTATTTCAGTCCGCTTGATAGGGAACTCTTCCATCCGATTCTGTTTTCGTTGCTTGAAGGCGGCGACCAGTACATGGTGCTGGCGGACTATCGCGCCTATGTTGAATGTCAAGAACAGGTTTCGCAAGCGTACCTCAATCAGGATGAGTGGACGCGGAAATCCATCCTCAATGCGGCTAAAATGGGTAAGTTCTCTAGTGACCGAACGATTTTGGAATATGCCCAGTCTATTTGGAGAGTGTCGCCTGTCCATGTCAACATGGCGGCCTGTGAGATTTAG
- a CDS encoding M1 family aminopeptidase — protein sequence MAHTFWKVTQRSLLLWLLVAIGCLTAVTAAPANDPLDILDYQIDAEIIPAVQTFVARVKVTMDAARPMQSVVFEFNGALEVKRVLDENRQPLQFTQDRLRDLDLRIALPRATTPGTPFVVIVEYVGQLLSAEGGVLSNKRLAYVGTDGTAYLLYGGRWFPFHGYAADAATFTLNLTVPDGLTVVGYGFQSKQPATGPGVPSLEPERRPEPPATPRPASSRPSQRPRSRRPGAKLWSPLAFAPPGQTAPQHTAPTLPSGVGPRTRWTFASTRRVLFGNFAVGRYQTQTRRQGDTDVCFYTRPGNEARAAEYAAVVSEALARYEQSFGRYAFGPTLNLVEIDDESLEASTSAGVTLLAGRVFQARTLPRELLCREVAFQWWGQGVLLRSFDDAWLSQGLATYAYILVEETRRNEGELRELVREVLERALAFESQASLRRAPAELDDQSAAYRSIMFYKGAFVFRMLRGLLGDETFFRLLTTCYTQYLGQNLSLDDFENLTNQIAGQNMRWFFALWVDSTGVPEFVPDYKILRIPGSGYRMRGTLEQNLEGFRMPVDIMLEAKGGSERVTLQFDGREASFTLSAASEPRDLIIDPDIKILQISDELRVAVVVRRGIQHIEDGEFAEAQQQFEAAIRVNRRSSWAWYNLGLLYLRQRNYEKARDAFDEALDGDLRPRWVEAWAALKKGNAYDALGQRDRAVAEYKKVIELGDDAAASQQAQRYLEQPYRSEP from the coding sequence ATGGCGCACACTTTTTGGAAAGTAACGCAGCGCAGCCTCCTGCTGTGGTTACTCGTCGCCATTGGATGCCTGACAGCCGTCACAGCCGCCCCGGCTAATGACCCGCTCGACATTCTGGACTATCAAATTGACGCCGAAATCATCCCAGCCGTCCAGACCTTTGTGGCGCGCGTCAAAGTCACCATGGACGCCGCCCGCCCAATGCAATCCGTCGTGTTTGAGTTCAACGGCGCGCTGGAGGTCAAGCGTGTACTGGATGAAAACCGGCAGCCGTTGCAGTTCACGCAGGATCGCCTACGTGATTTGGATTTGCGGATTGCGCTGCCGCGCGCCACAACACCGGGAACGCCGTTTGTGGTCATCGTGGAATACGTTGGGCAGTTGCTTTCGGCGGAAGGCGGCGTTTTGTCGAACAAGCGGCTGGCTTATGTCGGGACAGACGGGACAGCGTATTTGCTCTACGGCGGGCGATGGTTTCCGTTCCACGGCTACGCCGCTGACGCCGCCACCTTCACCCTGAACCTCACCGTCCCCGATGGGCTGACGGTGGTCGGCTACGGCTTTCAGAGCAAGCAGCCGGCGACAGGGCCGGGCGTCCCATCGTTGGAGCCGGAGCGTCGTCCAGAGCCGCCGGCCACACCGCGGCCGGCGTCGTCGCGCCCGTCACAACGTCCGCGCTCGCGCCGGCCGGGCGCGAAGCTGTGGTCGCCGCTTGCCTTTGCGCCACCCGGACAAACCGCGCCACAGCACACTGCGCCGACGCTGCCGAGCGGGGTAGGACCGCGTACCCGGTGGACGTTCGCCTCGACACGGCGCGTGCTGTTTGGGAACTTCGCCGTCGGTCGGTATCAAACGCAGACGCGGCGACAAGGCGATACGGACGTGTGCTTTTACACTCGTCCCGGCAATGAAGCCCGCGCGGCCGAGTACGCTGCGGTCGTGTCCGAAGCTCTGGCGCGCTATGAACAAAGCTTCGGGCGCTACGCCTTCGGGCCAACGCTGAATTTGGTCGAAATTGACGACGAAAGTCTTGAGGCTTCAACCAGCGCCGGCGTCACACTGCTGGCCGGGCGCGTCTTTCAGGCGCGGACGCTGCCGCGTGAACTGCTCTGCCGTGAAGTCGCCTTCCAGTGGTGGGGACAGGGTGTTTTGCTCAGGTCATTTGACGACGCTTGGTTGTCACAGGGCTTGGCGACTTACGCCTACATACTTGTCGAAGAAACCCGCCGCAATGAAGGCGAACTGCGGGAACTGGTGCGAGAAGTGCTGGAGCGGGCGCTGGCGTTTGAGTCGCAGGCGTCACTCAGGCGCGCGCCGGCGGAACTCGACGACCAATCGGCGGCCTACCGCTCGATTATGTTCTACAAGGGCGCGTTTGTGTTTCGGATGCTGCGCGGCTTGCTGGGCGACGAAACATTTTTCCGCCTGTTGACCACCTGCTACACGCAGTACCTTGGCCAAAACCTCAGCTTGGACGACTTTGAAAACCTGACGAACCAGATCGCCGGTCAAAACATGCGCTGGTTTTTCGCCCTGTGGGTGGATTCCACTGGCGTCCCGGAATTCGTCCCGGACTATAAAATCCTGCGCATTCCCGGCAGCGGGTACCGCATGCGCGGCACGCTGGAGCAAAACCTCGAAGGCTTCCGCATGCCAGTGGACATAATGCTTGAAGCCAAAGGCGGCAGCGAACGGGTGACGCTTCAGTTTGATGGGCGCGAAGCAAGCTTCACGTTGAGCGCCGCTTCTGAACCGCGCGACCTGATCATTGATCCCGACATAAAGATTCTGCAGATTTCCGACGAACTGCGCGTCGCCGTCGTCGTGCGCCGGGGCATCCAGCACATCGAAGATGGGGAGTTCGCCGAAGCCCAGCAGCAGTTTGAAGCCGCCATTCGGGTCAACCGCCGGAGCAGTTGGGCGTGGTACAATCTCGGCCTGCTGTACCTGCGCCAACGCAACTACGAAAAGGCCCGCGACGCCTTTGACGAGGCGCTGGACGGCGATTTGCGCCCGCGTTGGGTCGAAGCCTGGGCTGCGCTCAAGAAGGGCAATGCTTACGACGCCTTGGGTCAGCGCGACCGCGCCGTGGCCGAATACAAAAAGGTCATCGAGCTGGGCGACGACGCGGCCGCAAGTCAGCAGGCGCAGCGGTATCTCGAACAACCCTATCGCTCGGAGCCGTAA